Within Actinosynnema pretiosum, the genomic segment CCACGCACGAGGTTAGTGGGGGTGCGGGGGCTGGATGCCCTGCCGTCACCCCCGTCACACCGGGTTCACCTGTGGGATTACTCCGAACGACGTCGTGTTGGCCACAGCGGGCCGGACAGCCGGGGCCCCGCGAGGCGCCGCTCCAGCCTGCCGAAGCCGGTGCGCACCGGCTCGCCGAGGAACTCGCCGAGCGCCACGCCGCTGGCCAGCGCCAGCGCGGTGCCGCCCGCGTAGACCAGGGTGGACAGCCCGGCCGGGTCGCCGTCGGCGGTCAGCTGGTACAGGCCCCGGTAGATCGTCCAGCCGGGCAGCAGCGGCACCATGCCCGCGACCGCCACCACCAGCGGCGGGGTGCGCAGCTTGCGGGACACCAGCGCGCCGACGAAGCCGACCAGGGTGGCCGCGGCGGCGGCGCAGACGATGGTGTTCAGGCCGGTGACCGCGAGCAGCCCGTACGAGGTGGTGCCCACCGCGCCCGCGCCCGCGGCCACCAGCAGCGCCTTGGGGCGGGCGTAGCTGGCCAGCGCGAAGAACATGGACGTGGCCGCGCCGGTGGCCAGCTGGAGCGGCACGGTCGAGATCAGCGCGGGCAGCGGGTCGGCCATCGTGGTCAGCACGCCGAGCTGCACGCCCGCGCGCAGGGTCAGCGCGACGCCCGCGATCAGGCCCGAGGTGAGCATGACGATCTCCACGAACCGGCCCGCCGCCGTGACGTTGTAGCCCGTTATGGCGTCCTGCACGGTGCCCACGAGGGACAGCCCGGACAGCAGCACCACGATGCCGGTGGCCACCAGCAGCGACGGGCGCACGCCGGGCAGCAGGTCGGTGGCGTACAGGGCGAGCGCGAACGCGGTGGCCAGGATCCCGCCCGCCGCCTGCTGGAAGAAGAAGGGCAGCGAGCGCCGGTTCAGCAGGCGGCCGACCCGGTCGACGAGCGCGGTCACCAGCGCGGCCGACAGCGCCAGCAGGGCGCCGCCGCCCACCAGCAGCGCCACCGAGGCCGCCATGCCCGCCCACGCCGCCGTGGCCACCCAGCGGGGGTACGGGTGCGGGGCGGTGGTGATGCGGTCCAGCTCGGAGTAGGCCTCCTCGGCGGTCACCTCGTTCTCGGCGATCCGCCGGATCAGGTCCTCCAGCGTGTCCAGCCGGGTGTAGTCCAGTCCGCGCGAGCGCACCACGCGCAGCGAGGTCACCGGTGCGGCCGAGGTGCCCCGGTGGCAGGACACGGTGATCGCGGTGAACGTCACGTCCACCTCGACCCTCGGCATCCCGTAGGCCTGGGCCACGGCGCTCACCGTCGCCGCCACGTCGGCCGCCCCCGCCCCGCTGGCCAGCTGGACCTCGCCCACGCGCAGGGCCAGGTCCAGCACCAGGTGGACCACGGGCGCGTCCGGCAGGGACGGACCCTCGACGGGACGCCACAGGTCGGGCAGCGTCGCGGGCTCCCGGTACCGCTTGCGCCTGGTCGACACCAGTGCTCACCTCCGCCAAGATCGTCACTGCGCCACGCCGACATCGCCACACCAGTAGCTGTGGCATCGGACACCCCTGATAGGGGGACCCTGCCCCGGTGAGTTGATCACGGTGCGTCGAGCATCGTCGATGCCGCTGGCCAGCGGTTTCCAGCTCTCCCGCAGCCGTGTGGACGGTACCCCCGTCCTGCGGATGGCCCAACCGCTCGACCGGCTGAGCGCACCGCTCGGCGCAAGTGGCACGAGTGGGGACCACTTACGATGTGCCAGGCTTCCGCCCGGAAGGCAGCAAGGGCCGAAGGTCACGCCGGTGTAGCTCAATTGGCAGAGCACTCGCCTTGTAAGCGAAAGGTTGCGGGTTCAAGTCCCGCCACCGGCTCCGCGCCCCCGTTCCGCGTTTCCGCGCGGGGCGGGGGTTCCGCTTTTCCGGGGGTGACCGCCGGGGGTTTCCGGCGGGTGTCCGAACCGGAATGCGCGCGCGGTCGGGCGGGGGTGTTCGGTGGTGGGGTCCGCGGGTTGCGGGGATTCCCGCGCCCGGTCCGGCGCGACGCGCTCCCGCGCTGGTGCGGTCCGGTGCGGACCCCTTTCCGGCGCGGGCGGCGATGTGGCTGGCTTTCGGTTCCGGGCTGTTGTTCGTTGATTTGTTTCAACGCGGGGCGCGCGGCGGTGGCGGGGCCTTCGGGGCGCGGCGCGGAGTGGCGGTGCGGGCGTCGCGCGCGGCGCGCTCTCCGGTTCGACCTTCAGCCAAGCGGAAATCGACCCGCGCATTCGGCGCGCGGGGAGGTGTCGGCCCCCGTCCGCCCGGAGGCGGACGGGGGTTTCGGCTTGTTGCTCTCGCTCTCGACGTGGCTGCCGGAAGCGCTGCTCTGTTCGGTGCGGCCTGCCCGGAACCGCTGTGCGCGCCCGACCAGGTGGTTAGCGTCAGCCGGTGTGCTGCGCATCCACTTCACGGACGCCGACCTGGCGCGCACCGAGCTGGCCCGCGACCCCGACCCCCTCTGGGAGACCGTGCTGGGCCTCTACCGCCTGGCGAACGACGACGTGCCGGTGTTCGAGCCGTGGCGCAACCGCGCCCGGCTCGCCGTGGTGGAGCGCGGGGTGCAGGCCCAGGTGCGGATGGTCCGCCAGCTGGTGCCGCGCGAGGGCTACTTCCCGGACTTCCTCACCCCGGCCGAGGGGCGGCACGGCATCGCGGCGGGGCTGGAGGCGGTGCGCGGCACGCCGTCGCTGCGGCTGCTCGGCGACATCGCCTACGCGGCCCGCAGCCGCCCGCTGCCCGCGTGGGCCCACCGGGTGGCCCGGTGCGACCGGGACGCCCTGGACGAGCTCGTGAGCGCGCTCAAGGGCGTGCACGACGTCCTCGTGCGCCCGGCGTGGGAGGACGCGCAGGCGGCGGTCGCGGCGGAGCGCGCGGTGCTCGGGCGGACCATCCTGGACGCGGGCGTCCACGCCGCGCTGGAGACCCTGCGCCCCACCCTGCGGTGGAACCCGCCGGTGCTGGAGGCCGACTACCCGAAACCGCTGGACGTCCGGCTCGGCGGGCGCGGCGTGCTGCTGATCCCGTCCTACTTCTGCTGGGGCAACCCGGTGGCGCTGGTGGACCCCGCGCTGCCCCCGGTGATCGTCTACCCGGTCCGCCACCCGGCCAGCTGGACGCCCGACCGGTCCCGCTCGCTCGGCGCGCTGCTCGGCCGCACGCGCGCCGCCGTG encodes:
- a CDS encoding helix-turn-helix domain-containing protein; translation: MLRIHFTDADLARTELARDPDPLWETVLGLYRLANDDVPVFEPWRNRARLAVVERGVQAQVRMVRQLVPREGYFPDFLTPAEGRHGIAAGLEAVRGTPSLRLLGDIAYAARSRPLPAWAHRVARCDRDALDELVSALKGVHDVLVRPAWEDAQAAVAAERAVLGRTILDAGVHAALETLRPTLRWNPPVLEADYPKPLDVRLGGRGVLLIPSYFCWGNPVALVDPALPPVIVYPVRHPASWTPDRSRSLGALLGRTRAAVLAALTGTATTTELAARLRLSPASASEHVGVLRDSGLVVSRREGRTVLHSLTPLAQALLEGRRA
- a CDS encoding threonine/serine exporter family protein; the protein is MSTRRKRYREPATLPDLWRPVEGPSLPDAPVVHLVLDLALRVGEVQLASGAGAADVAATVSAVAQAYGMPRVEVDVTFTAITVSCHRGTSAAPVTSLRVVRSRGLDYTRLDTLEDLIRRIAENEVTAEEAYSELDRITTAPHPYPRWVATAAWAGMAASVALLVGGGALLALSAALVTALVDRVGRLLNRRSLPFFFQQAAGGILATAFALALYATDLLPGVRPSLLVATGIVVLLSGLSLVGTVQDAITGYNVTAAGRFVEIVMLTSGLIAGVALTLRAGVQLGVLTTMADPLPALISTVPLQLATGAATSMFFALASYARPKALLVAAGAGAVGTTSYGLLAVTGLNTIVCAAAAATLVGFVGALVSRKLRTPPLVVAVAGMVPLLPGWTIYRGLYQLTADGDPAGLSTLVYAGGTALALASGVALGEFLGEPVRTGFGRLERRLAGPRLSGPLWPTRRRSE